From Arcobacter sp. CECT 8983, the proteins below share one genomic window:
- a CDS encoding DnaJ C-terminal domain-containing protein, with protein MAKSLYETLEVSENASADEIKKAYRKLARKYHPDVNKDAGAEDKFKEINAAYEVLSDPEKKQQYDQFGDSMFGGQNFHDFARGQGQGVDLDEILRQMFGAQGAGFGSSGFSQGGFGGFGGFNQGFDEPDLDTQAQITIAFDIAVLGGKQHISLNGDSFDIKIPEGINDGQKIRAKGKGKSYQGQRGDLIIKINVAPSPDYERDGSTLTKVFDIPLKTALFGGKVEIKTIHKTITLKVPQNTKQYQKFRVKELGVLDRKTSTKGDLHLKANIVLPKVEDLDESLQEVLKEKLPETI; from the coding sequence ATGGCAAAAAGTTTATACGAAACATTAGAAGTTAGTGAAAATGCTAGCGCTGATGAAATTAAAAAAGCATATAGAAAATTAGCAAGAAAATATCATCCTGATGTAAATAAAGATGCAGGAGCAGAAGATAAATTCAAAGAAATTAATGCAGCTTATGAAGTTCTAAGTGACCCTGAAAAAAAACAACAATATGATCAATTTGGTGATTCAATGTTTGGTGGTCAAAATTTCCATGATTTTGCAAGAGGTCAAGGTCAAGGAGTTGATTTAGATGAAATTCTAAGACAAATGTTTGGAGCACAAGGAGCAGGATTTGGTTCTTCTGGATTCTCACAAGGTGGATTTGGAGGATTTGGTGGCTTTAACCAAGGTTTTGATGAACCAGACTTAGATACACAAGCTCAAATTACAATTGCCTTTGACATAGCTGTATTAGGAGGAAAACAACATATCTCTTTAAATGGTGACTCCTTTGATATCAAAATTCCAGAAGGAATTAATGATGGACAGAAAATACGTGCAAAAGGAAAAGGAAAATCATATCAAGGACAAAGGGGAGATTTAATTATAAAAATCAATGTTGCACCAAGTCCAGATTATGAAAGAGATGGTTCTACTCTTACAAAAGTGTTTGATATTCCTTTAAAAACTGCCTTATTTGGTGGTAAAGTTGAAATTAAAACTATTCATAAAACTATTACTCTAAAAGTACCTCAAAATACTAAACAGTATCAAAAGTTTAGAGTTAAAGAACTTGGAGTATTAGATAGAAAAACATCAACAAAAGGAGACCTTCATCTAAAGGCAAATATAGTATTACCTAAAGTTGAAGATTTAGATGAGAGTTTACAAGAGGTTTTAAAAGAAAAATTACCTGAAACTATATAG
- a CDS encoding FAD-dependent oxidoreductase: MNKTYEYIIIGAGIAGCSTAYFLSKYSKSILLIDRNCDLAQGASGAAGAFLSPLLGKPNKFKDLVTKALKFSTEFYKEITPKEITNCGVVRIPKNNEDEEKFQSYKPYMDFEFTQEEKGYFFEIGSQVNSYNICKILAKDVEKRFKYEVKSYKKEDRFWLINDEIKANNLIITTGADISLIDEKYFNIRAVWGQKIDIESTTCISKNYHKACSLSHSVKLEDKDTYLTSIGATHNRIDCDLRVCNCCLSKKELSDIEHDTYTKELVKNNTKELLEKANDIRLIHEPKVVDIKIGPRASSIDYFPMVGKLVDSNKTLDKFPHLKNGSHIKDEMLSTIDNLYVLNGVGGRGYVLSPYLAKVLVDEIQKNNFLNVEITTHRLFKRWVKKLF, from the coding sequence ATGAATAAAACTTATGAATATATAATTATCGGTGCAGGAATTGCAGGATGTAGTACTGCTTATTTTTTATCTAAATATAGTAAATCAATTTTACTTATAGATAGAAATTGTGATTTAGCTCAAGGAGCAAGTGGAGCAGCAGGAGCTTTTCTCTCTCCACTTTTAGGAAAACCAAATAAATTTAAAGATTTAGTTACAAAAGCTTTAAAGTTTTCAACTGAGTTTTATAAAGAAATTACACCCAAAGAAATTACTAATTGTGGTGTAGTTAGAATACCAAAAAATAACGAAGATGAAGAAAAGTTTCAAAGCTATAAACCATATATGGATTTTGAATTTACTCAAGAAGAAAAAGGGTATTTTTTTGAAATTGGTTCACAAGTTAATTCTTATAACATATGTAAAATTTTAGCAAAAGATGTAGAAAAAAGATTTAAATATGAAGTGAAATCTTATAAAAAAGAAGATAGATTTTGGTTAATTAATGATGAAATAAAAGCTAATAATTTGATTATTACTACAGGGGCTGATATATCATTAATAGATGAAAAGTATTTTAATATAAGAGCAGTTTGGGGACAAAAGATAGATATTGAATCTACAACTTGTATATCAAAAAACTATCATAAGGCTTGTTCACTATCTCACTCGGTTAAATTAGAAGATAAAGATACTTATTTAACATCAATTGGTGCCACTCATAATAGAATTGATTGTGATTTAAGGGTTTGTAACTGTTGTTTAAGTAAAAAAGAGTTAAGTGATATAGAACATGATACTTATACAAAAGAGCTTGTAAAAAATAATACTAAAGAGTTATTAGAAAAAGCAAATGACATAAGACTTATACATGAACCAAAAGTTGTAGATATTAAGATTGGACCAAGGGCATCTAGCATAGATTATTTTCCTATGGTTGGTAAATTAGTTGATTCAAATAAAACATTAGACAAATTTCCTCATTTAAAAAATGGTTCTCATATAAAAGATGAGATGTTAAGTACAATTGATAATTTATATGTATTAAATGGTGTTGGAGGAAGAGGTTATGTTTTATCTCCTTATTTAGCAAAAGTTTTAGTTGATGAAATACAAAAAAATAATTTTTTAAATGTGGAGATTACTACACATAGATTATTTAAAAGATGGGTTAAAAAATTATTTTAA
- a CDS encoding superoxide dismutase produces MKHELMKLPYELDALEPQMSKETLEFHYGKHHQTYVTKLNGLIEGTKFEDLSLVDIVKSSEGGIFNNAAQVLNHDFFWNGLTPNGSDIPSDVEAALTEAFGSVDGFKEEFTNAAVNNFGSGWTWLVKTTEGKLEIVSTSNAATPVTTGLTPLLTCDVWEHAYYIDVRNARPAYLENFWALVNWNFVAENLAK; encoded by the coding sequence ATGAAACACGAATTAATGAAACTACCTTACGAACTTGATGCTTTAGAGCCACAAATGTCAAAAGAGACTTTAGAATTCCACTATGGTAAGCATCACCAAACATATGTAACAAAATTAAATGGACTTATTGAAGGAACTAAATTTGAAGATCTTTCTTTAGTTGATATTGTAAAGAGTTCTGAAGGTGGTATATTTAATAACGCTGCTCAAGTATTAAATCATGACTTTTTCTGGAATGGATTAACTCCAAATGGTTCTGATATTCCTTCTGATGTTGAAGCAGCATTAACTGAAGCTTTTGGTTCTGTAGATGGATTTAAAGAAGAGTTTACAAATGCAGCAGTTAATAACTTTGGTTCAGGTTGGACTTGGCTTGTTAAAACTACAGAAGGTAAGTTAGAAATCGTTTCTACTTCAAATGCAGCTACTCCTGTAACTACTGGATTAACTCCATTATTAACATGTGATGTGTGGGAACACGCATACTACATTGACGTAAGAAATGCAAGACCAGCATATTTAGAAAATTTCTGGGCTTTAGTAAACTGGAATTTTGTAGCTGAAAATTTAGCTAAATAA
- the mdh gene encoding malate dehydrogenase: protein MITKKVSIIGVGNVGSTLAYALANKGICSSIVLKDIRENIVQAMALDISQSANAAKSHTVVHAARDGKDLENSDVIVITAGLPRKPGMSRDDLLLTNAKIMKSVIDDIKTYASNAIVIIVSNPLDAMVYTALKTSGFPANQIVGMAGILDSARMSHFILEKIGFGAGQIESSVMGGHGDDMVPLPNYSTVAGVPIPELLPKEDIEEIVDKTKNGGLQIVKLLETGSAYYAPAHATSLMVEAILNNQKKIYPCSVYLNGEYGYKDVVGGVPVMLGSNGVEKIFELKLDDKQKKLFDKSISSVKELIETLENKFFID from the coding sequence TTGATAACTAAAAAAGTAAGTATTATTGGAGTTGGAAATGTTGGTTCAACTTTAGCCTATGCTTTAGCAAATAAAGGTATTTGCTCTTCAATTGTGCTAAAAGATATACGAGAGAATATAGTTCAAGCTATGGCATTAGATATTTCTCAAAGTGCAAATGCTGCAAAGTCCCACACTGTAGTTCATGCTGCAAGAGATGGAAAAGATTTAGAAAATAGTGATGTTATAGTTATTACAGCAGGACTTCCAAGAAAACCTGGAATGAGCAGAGATGATTTACTTCTTACGAATGCAAAGATTATGAAAAGTGTAATTGATGATATAAAAACTTATGCTTCAAATGCAATTGTAATTATTGTTTCAAACCCTCTTGATGCAATGGTTTATACTGCACTTAAAACATCTGGTTTCCCTGCAAATCAAATTGTTGGAATGGCAGGTATTTTAGATAGTGCTAGAATGTCTCACTTTATTTTAGAAAAGATAGGTTTTGGTGCTGGACAAATTGAATCATCTGTAATGGGTGGACATGGAGATGATATGGTTCCACTTCCTAATTACTCTACTGTTGCAGGTGTTCCTATTCCAGAACTACTTCCAAAAGAAGATATAGAAGAAATAGTTGATAAAACAAAAAATGGTGGACTACAAATAGTTAAACTACTTGAAACAGGTTCAGCATATTATGCACCAGCTCATGCAACATCTTTAATGGTTGAAGCTATTTTAAACAACCAAAAGAAAATATACCCTTGTTCTGTATATTTAAATGGTGAATACGGATATAAAGATGTTGTTGGTGGAGTTCCTGTTATGCTTGGAAGCAATGGTGTTGAAAAGATATTTGAATTAAAATTAGATGATAAACAAAAAAAGCTTTTTGATAAGTCTATCTCATCTGTAAAAGAACTAATTGAAACGTTAGAGAATAAATTTTTTATAGATTAA
- a CDS encoding NADP-dependent isocitrate dehydrogenase: MSKIIYTKVDEAPALATYSFLPIIKAFTKSSGIEMVTKDISLAGRIIANFPENLTEEQRIGDALAELGELTQDPNANIVKLPNISASIPQLKAAIAELQSKGYKVPNYDESEEITARYAKILGSAVNPVLREGNSDRRAPGAVKNYAKNNPHRMGEWVKDSKTDVAHMDADDFYGAEVSTTMDSENDVKISFVDENGNEKVLKASTPLEAGEVIDATRMRASALQEFYQKAIDEAKEKDVLLSLHLKATMMKVSDPIMFGYAVKVYFKDLIAKHGALFDEIGVNFNNGLGDLYSKLDEVDADKKAEILADIEAVYEKQPRLAMVNSSKGITNLHVPSDVIIDASMPAMIRGGGKMWNAEDKEEDTLAMIPDRCYAKSFQAVIDDCKENGALDPTTIGTVPNVGLMAKKAEEYGSHDKTFQAEGKGTIKVTDKDGNEVFTFDVEKGDIFRMCQAKDAPIRDWVKLAVTRARLSDTPAIFWLDENRAHDAELIKKVNEYLKDHDTSGLDISIMAPLEATKKSLERMRKGLDTISVTGNVLRDYNTDLFPILELGTSAKMLSIVPLMQGGGLFETGAGGSAPKHVQQFVEESYLRWDSLGEFMALAASFEHLANTQDNAKAKVLATTLDKATGTFLENDKSPSRKLGGIDNRGSHFYLAMYWAQELAAQNDDLELKAEFEPIAKAMTENEDKILAELVANHGKPSDIGGYYLPDEEKAFAAMRPSATLNSIID, translated from the coding sequence ATGTCAAAAATCATATATACAAAAGTTGATGAAGCACCAGCTTTAGCAACATACTCATTCTTACCTATTATCAAAGCTTTTACTAAAAGTTCTGGTATTGAAATGGTAACAAAAGATATCTCACTTGCAGGAAGAATTATTGCAAACTTCCCAGAGAACTTAACTGAAGAACAAAGAATTGGTGATGCCTTAGCAGAACTTGGTGAATTAACACAAGACCCAAATGCTAATATTGTAAAATTACCAAATATCTCTGCATCTATTCCACAATTAAAAGCAGCGATTGCAGAGCTACAATCAAAAGGTTACAAAGTACCTAATTATGATGAGTCTGAAGAAATTACTGCAAGATATGCAAAAATTTTAGGATCTGCAGTTAACCCAGTACTTAGAGAAGGAAACTCAGATAGAAGAGCTCCAGGAGCTGTTAAGAACTACGCTAAGAATAATCCTCACAGAATGGGTGAATGGGTTAAAGATTCTAAAACTGACGTTGCACATATGGATGCAGATGACTTCTACGGTGCAGAAGTTTCTACAACTATGGATTCTGAAAATGATGTAAAAATTTCTTTTGTTGATGAAAATGGAAATGAAAAAGTATTAAAAGCTTCAACTCCTTTAGAAGCTGGTGAAGTTATTGATGCTACTAGAATGAGAGCATCTGCTTTACAAGAGTTCTATCAAAAAGCCATTGATGAAGCTAAAGAAAAAGATGTATTATTATCTTTACACTTAAAAGCTACTATGATGAAAGTTTCTGACCCAATTATGTTTGGATATGCTGTTAAAGTATATTTCAAAGATTTAATTGCAAAACACGGAGCACTATTTGATGAGATAGGTGTAAACTTCAACAATGGTCTTGGAGATTTATACTCTAAATTAGATGAAGTAGATGCAGATAAAAAAGCTGAAATTTTAGCTGATATTGAAGCTGTATATGAAAAACAACCAAGACTTGCAATGGTTAACTCTTCAAAAGGAATTACAAACTTACACGTTCCTTCAGATGTAATTATTGATGCATCTATGCCTGCTATGATTAGAGGTGGTGGTAAAATGTGGAATGCTGAAGATAAAGAAGAAGATACTTTAGCAATGATTCCAGATAGATGTTATGCAAAATCTTTCCAAGCAGTTATTGATGATTGTAAAGAAAATGGTGCATTAGACCCAACTACAATAGGAACTGTTCCAAATGTTGGTTTAATGGCTAAAAAAGCAGAAGAGTATGGTTCTCATGACAAAACTTTCCAAGCAGAAGGTAAAGGAACTATTAAAGTTACTGATAAAGATGGAAATGAAGTATTTACATTTGACGTTGAAAAAGGTGATATTTTCAGAATGTGCCAAGCTAAAGATGCTCCAATTAGAGATTGGGTTAAATTAGCAGTTACAAGAGCAAGATTATCTGATACTCCTGCAATTTTTTGGTTAGATGAAAATAGAGCTCATGATGCAGAACTTATCAAAAAAGTAAATGAGTATTTAAAAGACCATGACACTTCAGGTTTAGACATTTCTATTATGGCTCCATTAGAAGCTACTAAAAAATCGTTAGAAAGAATGAGAAAAGGTCTTGATACTATTTCTGTAACTGGAAACGTATTAAGAGATTATAACACTGACTTATTCCCAATCTTAGAGCTTGGAACATCTGCTAAAATGCTTTCAATTGTTCCATTAATGCAAGGTGGTGGATTATTTGAAACTGGTGCTGGTGGATCTGCTCCTAAACACGTTCAACAATTCGTTGAAGAGTCTTACTTAAGATGGGATTCATTAGGTGAATTTATGGCACTAGCTGCTTCATTTGAGCACTTAGCAAATACTCAAGATAATGCAAAAGCTAAAGTATTAGCTACAACTTTAGATAAAGCAACTGGAACATTCTTAGAAAATGACAAATCACCTTCAAGAAAATTAGGTGGTATTGATAATAGAGGTTCTCACTTCTATCTTGCAATGTACTGGGCACAAGAATTAGCTGCACAAAATGATGACTTAGAATTAAAAGCTGAGTTTGAACCAATTGCAAAAGCAATGACTGAAAACGAAGATAAAATTCTTGCAGAATTAGTTGCAAACCATGGTAAACCATCTGATATTGGTGGATACTACCTACCAGATGAAGAAAAAGCATTTGCTGCGATGAGACCATCTGCTACATTAAACTCAATTATTGATTAA
- the mltG gene encoding endolytic transglycosylase MltG produces the protein MENKKKINRVIMSSLITFSIIEFILLAAIAVLFYINIPLSSTKVLHIPKGSTNSIITHLNKTGYELNTIDKYIIKFLGYPQSGWIDLKTQYMRKADFLYKLTTSKAALKTITLIPGETYYVFLKDIANKFNLSEEKLNKIYNEHAYKADGNILAETYSLPYGMKEDHLLFYLFSNTNKQYEEFSKKIFGYYDKKKWYYYIVMASIIQKEAASVDEMPLVSSVIYNRLRRGMALQMDGTLNYGEYSHVKVTAQRIREDNSSYNTYKNRGLPEHPVCAVSLNAIKAAIFPVKSSYLYFVRDNTTGLHKFTNSYKEHIQNINANRGVTKTYTKEKKVENKFDKEAKKIMNTDVTKQKPSSIKSLWDNVK, from the coding sequence ATGGAAAATAAAAAAAAGATTAATAGAGTTATTATGAGTAGTTTAATAACTTTTAGCATTATTGAGTTTATCCTTCTAGCAGCAATTGCAGTACTATTTTATATTAATATTCCACTAAGTTCAACAAAGGTATTACATATTCCTAAAGGTAGTACAAATAGTATTATAACACATTTAAATAAAACAGGATATGAATTAAATACTATAGATAAATATATTATAAAATTTTTAGGTTATCCACAAAGTGGTTGGATTGACTTAAAAACACAATATATGAGAAAAGCTGATTTTTTATATAAATTAACAACTTCAAAAGCAGCTTTAAAAACCATTACACTAATACCTGGAGAAACATATTATGTGTTTTTAAAAGATATTGCAAATAAATTTAATCTCTCAGAAGAAAAATTAAATAAAATCTACAATGAACATGCTTATAAAGCTGATGGAAATATTTTAGCTGAAACTTATTCTTTACCATATGGTATGAAAGAAGACCATTTACTTTTTTATCTTTTTTCAAATACAAATAAACAATACGAAGAGTTCTCAAAAAAAATCTTTGGCTATTATGATAAGAAAAAATGGTACTACTATATTGTAATGGCATCTATTATTCAAAAAGAAGCTGCTAGTGTAGATGAAATGCCACTTGTTTCAAGTGTTATTTACAATAGACTTAGACGAGGTATGGCTTTACAAATGGATGGTACTTTAAATTATGGAGAATATTCTCATGTGAAAGTAACTGCACAAAGAATTAGAGAAGATAACTCTTCATATAACACCTATAAAAACAGAGGTTTACCAGAACATCCTGTTTGTGCTGTTAGCTTAAATGCAATAAAAGCAGCTATTTTTCCTGTAAAAAGTAGTTATTTGTATTTTGTAAGAGACAATACTACAGGACTACATAAATTTACAAATTCATATAAAGAACATATACAAAATATAAATGCCAATAGAGGTGTTACAAAAACATATACAAAAGAGAAAAAAGTTGAAAATAAATTTGATAAAGAAGCTAAAAAAATCATGAATACAGATGTTACTAAACAAAAGCCTTCATCAATCAAATCTCTATGGGATAATGTTAAATAG
- a CDS encoding AsmA-like C-terminal domain-containing protein, translating to MYLKYDKKLILELDELVFDYVSSKKEVSVEDLKERFLQVPRILNYFEKIDIKKLKIKDNELTLLIDNQEFYLNNKDMNISANLKFVDDELHMQLYSFYVKSLNLTLFGESKIDASKGIINFFGYFNKDNIDGELNLNIKEDILDFYVNTTHSIKSIAFLKEMFRLDKVAEAWMYDNVEGDIDLNYLYGQVDLKNKEVILDSINGEAIITDAKIRFHKDAKTVNTPKLKVTYENDTLSFDLEKPMYGNSEIYGSEVYIPNLTSMQKGLVVVDLKTKSMLNDDILEILRAYKIKLPLKQLSGKADSSLILKIPYMASKKMDIDGKFILEDATLKLNDFEFYTKKADVVLKDNDVFINKSLVKHKDLIEGVLDLDIDTKNLIAKGQVDITSFNILADEKSLINLSGQKIPLIIDFKEKTKFFLDSLNSSILIDDELFSLKINDLGVLNPYSELLKELDVKVGDLEVNIKGEEDISFKTNLKELDFPFEKNGKKITELKANGIIKEDSTEIKTNNSDIDIIISKNELPLLKLDGIDLVITQEENSLQGKIPSLNIEMKNSKIKINKDTTYKVQWAKINLENKEIKFDAKVLELDLPFSKDGKIIKNLVLNGLYKDNVVKLNSKDKKLGIKYLLDEEKVFIDLTNYNLVYNTEEVNKEETISYYVKGKNSNIIVNKDYVIKAENYDFTFAEHSTNVELKYKDTSFLYNQDFNGNLRLEAKNMSDEFLNSLLNKDLISGGNVNISAYGKDKIVNGTAFIKESKIKDLAILNNLLIFINTSPGLINPLLAIPSVVGMATNGGFNINGYRVTDGRVDFTYNFDSKVLNMFKIFTKGNGIDFDGEATINFENSQIDSKLKLIFLKDYSKIVSEIPVFNYLFLGDEKRVDTQVEIYGTLQNPEYKTNLAKDGINAPVNFFKRLIQTPKKIYDSISE from the coding sequence TTGTATTTAAAATATGATAAAAAACTTATTTTAGAACTTGATGAGTTAGTGTTTGATTATGTTTCAAGTAAAAAAGAAGTAAGTGTAGAAGACCTTAAAGAGAGGTTTTTACAGGTACCTAGAATTTTAAATTATTTTGAAAAAATAGATATTAAAAAACTAAAAATAAAAGATAATGAACTTACTTTATTAATAGATAATCAAGAGTTCTATCTTAATAATAAAGATATGAATATTTCTGCAAACTTAAAATTTGTAGATGATGAACTGCACATGCAACTTTATTCCTTTTATGTAAAAAGCTTAAATCTAACACTTTTTGGTGAGTCTAAAATTGATGCTTCAAAGGGAATAATTAACTTTTTTGGATATTTCAATAAAGATAATATTGATGGAGAATTAAATCTAAATATAAAAGAAGATATTTTAGATTTTTATGTAAATACAACTCATTCAATTAAATCAATTGCTTTTTTGAAAGAGATGTTTAGGCTTGACAAAGTAGCAGAAGCTTGGATGTATGACAATGTAGAAGGTGATATTGATTTAAACTATTTATATGGACAAGTTGACTTAAAAAATAAAGAGGTAATTCTTGATTCTATAAATGGTGAAGCAATAATTACTGATGCTAAGATTAGATTTCATAAAGATGCAAAAACAGTAAATACTCCTAAGTTAAAAGTTACTTATGAGAATGATACTTTATCTTTTGATTTAGAAAAACCAATGTATGGAAATAGTGAAATTTATGGAAGTGAAGTTTATATTCCAAATCTTACAAGCATGCAAAAAGGTTTAGTAGTAGTTGATTTAAAAACAAAATCTATGTTAAATGATGATATTTTAGAAATTTTAAGAGCTTATAAAATTAAATTGCCATTAAAACAACTCTCAGGAAAAGCAGATTCTAGTTTAATATTAAAAATTCCATATATGGCATCTAAAAAGATGGATATAGATGGAAAGTTTATTTTAGAAGATGCAACTTTAAAATTAAATGATTTTGAATTTTATACAAAAAAAGCAGATGTTGTTTTAAAAGATAATGATGTATTTATCAATAAATCATTAGTAAAACATAAAGACTTAATTGAAGGTGTTCTAGATTTAGATATTGATACAAAAAACTTAATAGCTAAAGGGCAAGTTGATATTACATCTTTTAATATACTTGCCGATGAAAAGAGCTTAATTAATTTGTCAGGTCAAAAGATACCTTTAATAATAGATTTTAAAGAAAAAACAAAATTTTTTTTAGATAGTTTAAACTCAAGTATTTTAATAGATGATGAACTTTTTAGTCTAAAAATTAATGATTTAGGTGTTTTAAATCCTTATTCTGAACTTTTAAAAGAGCTTGACGTAAAAGTAGGGGACTTAGAAGTTAATATAAAAGGTGAAGAAGATATATCTTTTAAAACCAATTTAAAAGAGTTAGATTTTCCTTTTGAAAAGAATGGAAAGAAAATAACTGAATTAAAAGCAAATGGAATTATAAAAGAAGATTCTACTGAAATAAAGACTAATAACTCTGATATTGACATTATTATTAGTAAAAATGAATTACCTTTACTAAAATTAGATGGAATAGATTTAGTTATAACTCAAGAAGAGAACTCTTTACAAGGTAAAATTCCTTCTTTAAATATAGAAATGAAAAATTCAAAAATCAAAATTAATAAAGACACTACTTACAAAGTACAGTGGGCAAAAATTAATTTAGAAAATAAAGAAATTAAATTTGATGCTAAAGTTCTTGAATTAGACCTGCCTTTTTCAAAAGATGGAAAAATAATAAAAAACTTAGTGTTAAATGGTTTATATAAAGATAATGTTGTAAAGTTAAATTCAAAAGATAAAAAACTAGGTATCAAATACCTTTTAGATGAAGAAAAGGTATTTATAGATTTAACAAATTATAATTTAGTATATAACACTGAAGAAGTGAATAAAGAAGAAACAATTTCTTATTATGTAAAAGGTAAAAACTCAAATATTATTGTAAATAAGGATTATGTAATTAAAGCAGAAAACTATGATTTTACTTTTGCTGAACACTCAACAAATGTAGAATTAAAATATAAAGATACAAGTTTTCTTTATAATCAAGATTTTAATGGTAACTTAAGACTAGAAGCAAAAAATATGAGTGATGAGTTTTTGAATTCTTTATTAAATAAAGACTTGATAAGTGGTGGAAATGTAAACATAAGTGCCTATGGGAAAGATAAAATAGTAAATGGTACAGCATTTATAAAAGAGAGTAAGATAAAAGATTTAGCAATTTTAAATAACTTACTTATATTTATAAATACTTCTCCTGGACTAATTAATCCACTATTAGCTATTCCATCAGTTGTAGGTATGGCTACAAATGGTGGCTTTAATATAAATGGATATAGAGTAACAGATGGAAGAGTTGATTTCACTTATAACTTTGATTCAAAAGTTTTAAATATGTTTAAGATATTTACAAAAGGAAATGGAATTGATTTTGATGGAGAAGCAACAATTAATTTTGAAAATTCTCAAATAGATTCAAAGTTAAAACTTATTTTCTTAAAAGATTATTCTAAAATAGTTAGTGAAATTCCAGTATTTAACTATTTATTTTTAGGGGATGAAAAAAGAGTAGATACACAAGTAGAAATTTATGGAACTCTACAAAACCCAGAATACAAAACAAACTTAGCAAAAGATGGAATAAATGCTCCTGTAAACTTCTTTAAAAGATTAATACAAACACCAAAGAAAATTTATGATTCAATTAGTGAGTAG
- a CDS encoding ABC transporter permease yields the protein MNKELVNFIVKKYLKFDKKNPFISISAILAFIGVAIGVMVLIITMAIMNGTAKEFENKLFTMNYPLSIYPKFQNSVDKNLLKSLEEEFPNLKFSPYLSSQVILQSGESMNGGMIFGVDPKREAPINSIYKKAIKNLELNKYDIVVGDGIKQNLYLTQKEKVTLYFTSLSPTGLSMMPKLKRFTYKGSFKSGLHAYDKTYVYTSMEALHTLLKKPKTIYDGIHVYSDNAMKDIKPLKEFLALNGGAGVVGWWQQNGNFFAAMEMEKKALFIVLMLIILVASLNIISSLLMTVMSRRKEIALLLSMGATSKEIKKIFLKLGTIIGFSGIITGVGLGFFGMWILDTFEVISLPADVYGTSKLPLDLSSLDFISIVIGAAIIVLISSYYPAKKATNIDVIDVLRNE from the coding sequence TTGAATAAAGAATTAGTAAATTTTATTGTCAAAAAATATCTAAAATTTGACAAAAAAAATCCTTTTATATCAATAAGTGCTATTTTAGCATTTATTGGTGTTGCAATTGGAGTTATGGTTTTAATTATAACTATGGCCATAATGAATGGAACTGCAAAAGAGTTTGAGAATAAACTTTTTACAATGAACTATCCTTTATCTATTTATCCAAAATTCCAAAATAGTGTTGACAAAAACCTTCTTAAATCTTTAGAAGAAGAGTTTCCTAACTTAAAATTCTCTCCATATTTAAGTTCTCAAGTAATCCTTCAAAGTGGCGAATCTATGAATGGTGGTATGATTTTTGGAGTTGATCCAAAAAGAGAAGCTCCTATTAACTCTATTTATAAAAAAGCTATTAAAAATTTAGAATTAAACAAATATGATATAGTAGTTGGAGATGGTATAAAACAGAATCTATATTTAACACAAAAAGAAAAAGTCACTTTATATTTTACTTCTTTAAGCCCTACTGGTCTTTCAATGATGCCAAAACTAAAAAGGTTTACATATAAAGGCTCTTTTAAATCTGGTCTTCATGCTTATGATAAAACTTATGTATATACATCAATGGAAGCTTTGCATACATTGCTTAAAAAGCCTAAAACTATTTATGATGGTATTCATGTATATTCTGATAATGCAATGAAAGATATAAAGCCTTTAAAAGAGTTTTTAGCATTAAATGGTGGAGCTGGAGTTGTTGGATGGTGGCAACAAAATGGAAACTTCTTTGCAGCAATGGAAATGGAAAAGAAAGCTTTATTTATTGTTTTAATGCTAATTATTCTAGTTGCATCCCTTAATATCATCTCTTCTTTACTTATGACAGTTATGAGTAGAAGAAAAGAAATTGCCCTACTTTTATCAATGGGTGCAACTTCTAAAGAGATAAAAAAAATATTTTTAAAACTAGGAACTATTATTGGTTTCTCAGGGATTATAACTGGTGTTGGATTAGGTTTTTTTGGTATGTGGATTCTTGACACATTTGAAGTTATTTCGCTTCCTGCAGATGTTTATGGAACTTCTAAACTACCTTTAGACCTTTCAAGCCTTGATTTTATTTCTATTGTAATTGGAGCTGCTATTATTGTTTTAATTTCATCATACTATCCAGCTAAAAAAGCTACAAATATTGATGTTATTGATGTTTTAAGAAATGAGTAG